Proteins co-encoded in one Quercus robur chromosome 8, dhQueRobu3.1, whole genome shotgun sequence genomic window:
- the LOC126695478 gene encoding pentatricopeptide repeat-containing protein At1g73710, translating into MMLHSYSYKYSYSSREESLHHSSMQSHVFSQSKLPTPDSLFKTRAFLRFSLHNLNSAKTQHYPFQYASPSPQPLDISVSSHPHKHNLKGPGVFIGFKLQCHSRTLALPTKNSSINGRKKRYGGVLPSILRSLESQVDVEKTLNSFCGNLSPKEQTVILKEQSSWERVTRVFEWFKSQKGYVPNVIHYNVVLRALGRAQKWDELRLCWVEMAKNGVLPTNNTYGMLVDVYAKAGLMKESLLWIKHMKQRGVFPDEVTMNTVVRVLKDAGEFDRADRFYKDWCVGRVELDDLHLDSIADSVNATNSAPISFKHFLSTELFKTGGRVFNPKVMKAADVEISVRKPRLTSTYNTLIDLYGKAGRLNDAAEVFAEMLKSGVAMDTITFNTMIFTCGSNGNMSEAELLLTKMEERGISPDTKTFNIFLSLYADAGNIDAAFKCYWKIREAGLFPDSVTHRAVLHILCERNMFHDVEAVLLEMERYGLHVDEHSLPGIIKMYIDEGLLHQAKSFFEKSQSSGRLSSKTRAAIIDAYAEKGLWAEAETVFFGMRDLVGQKKGVLEYNVMIKAYGKAKLYDKAFSLFKGMRNCGSWPDECTYNSLIQMFAGGDLVEQAKDLLAEMLVMGFKPHCLTFSAVIACYARLGQLSDAVGVYQEMVRVGVTPNEVVYGSLINGFAESGRVEDALQCFRRMEQSGILANQIVLTSLIKAYSKLGSLEGAKALYERMKNLEGGLDIVASNSMINLYADLGMVSEAKLVFEDLREKGWADGVSFATMMYLYKNMGMLDEAIDVAEEMKQSGLLRDCASYNKVMACYATNGQLRECGELLHAMVTRKLLPDSGTFKVLFTVLKKGGFPIEAVTQLESSYQEGKPYARQAVITSVFSVVGMHAFAIESCETFAKADVVLDSSAYNVAIYAYGVSGEIDKALNTFMKMQDEDLEADLVTYINLVVCYGKAGMVEGVKRIYSQLKFGEIEPNESLFKAIIDAYKNANRNDLAKLVTQEMRFAFDSQLPSNSVTEDESDDLQQLSDSETFNEYDAVSSRL; encoded by the coding sequence atgatgctcCACAGTTACAGTTACAAGTACAGTTACAGTTCCAGAGAAGAAAGTCTCCACCACAGCTCAATGCAAAGCCATGTCTTCTCTCAAAGTAAGCTTCCAACCcctgactctcttttcaaaactAGGGCTTTTCTAAGGTTTAGTCTGCACAACCTTAACTCTGCTAAAACACAACACTACCCTTTTCAATATGCTTCACCTTCTCCCCAACCCCTTGATATTTCAGTAAGCTCACACCCCCACAAGCACAATCTAAAGGGACCTGGGGTTTTTATAGGGTTTAAGCTCCAGTGCCATTCTAGAACATTAGCTTTGCCCacaaaaaattcttcaattaaTGGTAGGAAGAAGAGGTATGGAGGTGTTTTGCCTTCCATTTTAAGGTCTTTGGAGTCACAGGTTGATGTTGAGAAGACCCTTAATTCGTTTTGTGGGAATTTGAGTCCAAAAGAGCAGACTGTGATTCTCAAAGAACAGAGTAGTTGGGAAAGAGTTACTAGGGTTTTTGAGTGGTTTAAGTCGCAGAAGGGCTATGTGCCCAATGTAATTCACTATAATGTTGTGCTTCGTGCACTGGGTAGAGCTCAGAAATGGGATGAGTTGAGGCTTTGTTGGGTTGAAATGGCGAAAAATGGTGTTTTGCCAACGAATAATACTTATGGGATGCTTGTTGATGTGTATGCAAAAGCTGGGCTCATGAAAGAATCACTTTTGTGGATTAAACACATGAAGCAAAGGGGGGTTTTTCCAGATGAGGTTACGATGAATACAGTTGTTCGGGTGTTAAAGGATGCAGGGGAGTTTGATAGGGCAGATAGGTTTTATAAAGATTGGTGCGTTGGGCGAGTTGAATTGGATGATCTTCATTTGGATTCTATTGCTGATTCTGTAAATGCGACTAACTCAGCACCTATTAGTTTCAAGCATTTTTTGTCAACTGAGCTTTTCAAGACGGGTGGGAGAGTTTTTAATCCAAAAGTTATGAAAGCAGCGGATGTGGAGATTTCTGTTCGGAAGCCAAGGCTTACATCTACATATAACACTCTAATTGATTTGTATGGGAAGGCCGGGCGACTTAATGATGCAGCTGAGGTGTTTGCTGAAATGTTGAAGTCTGGGGTGGCAATGGATACAATTACTTTTAATACTATGATCTTTACTTGTGGAAGCAATGGGAATATGTCAGAGGCAGAATTGTTGCTTACTAAGATGGAAGAAAGGGGTATATCTCCTGATACAAAAACTTTTAACATCTTTCTATCTTTGTATGCTGATGCGGGGAACATTGATGCCGCTTTCAAGTGTTACTGGAAGATTAGGGAGGCGGGTCTTTTCCCTGATAGTGTAACTCATAGAGCTGTGCTTCATATACTCTGTGAGAGAAATATGTTTCATGATGTGGAGGCTGTGCTTTTGGAAATGGAGAGATATGGCTTGCATGTTGATGAGCACTCTCTTCCTGGTATTATTAAGATGTATATTGATGAAGGATTGCTTCATCAGGCAAAATCCTTTTTCGAAAAGAGTCAATCTAGTGGTAGGTTGTCATCAAAGACACGTGCAGCAATTATAGATGCTTATGCTGAAAAGGGACTGTGGGCTGAAGCTGAGACCGTGTTCTTTGGGATGAGAGATTTGGTTGGACAGAAGAAGGGTGTTTTGGAATACAATGTTATGATCAAAGCTTATGGAAAGGCAAAGCTTTATGATAAAGCGTTCTCTCTCTTCAAGGGCATGAGAAACTGTGGGTCTTGGCCTGATGAATGTACTTATAATTCTCTCATTCAAATGTTTGCTGGAGGTGATTTAGTGGAACAAGCTAAGGACCTCTTAGCTGAAATGCTGGTAATGGGTTTTAAGCCCCATTGTCTGACCTTCTCTGCTGTTATTGCATGCTATGCCCGTCTTGGCCAGCTTTCTGATGCTGTTGGTGTCTACCAAGAAATGGTGCGAGTAGGAGTTACACCAAATGAAGTAGTGTATGGGTCTTTGATCAATGGATTTGCAGAATCTGGCAGAGTTGAAGATGCTCTTCAATGCTTCCGCCGGATGGAACAATCTGGGATTTTGGCAAATCAAATTGTGTTGACATCCCTGATTAAGGCTTATAGTAAGCTGGGGAGCTTGGAAGGAGCAAAAGCACTTTATGAGAGGATGAAAAATTTAGAGGGTGGTCTGGATATTGTTGCATCAAACAGTATGATTAATCTCTATGCAGATCTGGGGATGGTATCTGAAGCTAAATTGGTTTTTGAAGATTTGAGAGAAAAGGGTTGGGCTGATGGGGTTTCATTTGCAACAATGATGTACCTTTACAAGAACATGGGCATGCTTGATGAAGCCATTGATGTTGCAGAGGAGATGAAACAGTCAGGTTTACTAAGGGACTGTGCTTCATATAATAAGGTAATGGCTTGTTATGCCACTAATGGGCAGTTACGTGAGTGTGGTGAATTGCTGCATGCGATGGTGACTCGGAAGCTCTTGCCTGATAGTGGGACCTTTAAAGTATTATTCACTGTATTGAAGAAGGGAGGTTTTCCTATTGAAGCAGTAACACAGCTAGAGTCATCTTACCAGGAAGGGAAACCTTATGCTCGACAAGCTGTAATCACCTCTGTTTTCTCTGTAGTGGGTATGCATGCTTTTGCAATTGAGTCCTGTGAAACCTTTGCAAAAGCTGATGTGGTTCTTGATTCTTCTGCCTACAATGTTGCTATATATGCTTATGGGGTATCTGGGGAAATTGACAAGGCTTTGAACACATTCATGAAAATGCAGGATGAGGACCTGGAAGCAGACCTTGTAACATATATTAACTTGGTAGTTTGTTATGGAAAAGCTGGTATGGTTGAGGGTGTGAAGCGGATTTACAGCCAACTAAAATTTGGAGAGATAGAGCCCAATGAATCCTTGTTCAAGGCTATTATTGATGCGTATAAAAATGCCAACAGAAATGACCTTGCTAAATTGGTTACCCAAGAGATGAGATTCGCTTTTGACTCTCAACTGCCATCTAATTCTGTAACTGAAGATGAGTCTGATGACTTGCAACAATTATCTGATT